In one window of Funiculus sociatus GB2-C1 DNA:
- the rpmB gene encoding 50S ribosomal protein L28, producing MSRKCQLTGKKANNAFAISHSHRRTKKLQEANLQSKRIWWSQGNRWVKLRLSTKAIKTLQHKGLQAMANEAGINLNHY from the coding sequence ATGTCGCGCAAATGTCAGCTAACCGGAAAAAAGGCGAATAATGCCTTTGCCATTTCCCACTCTCACCGACGCACCAAGAAGCTACAGGAAGCCAACCTGCAATCGAAGCGGATTTGGTGGTCTCAAGGCAATCGCTGGGTGAAACTGCGGCTTTCCACCAAAGCAATCAAAACCTTACAGCATAAGGGTTTGCAAGCAATGGCGAACGAGGCTGGAATCAACCTAAATCACTATTAA
- the hpsB gene encoding hormogonium polysaccharide secretion pseudopilin HpsB: protein MIKPKQQQIPRQSNQAGFTIIESLLAILVVTILMVGVAPVIVLSVATRVQAKRVEQGADAARAYIDGVRSGAITNAPPAPTPGFPVYTTQSFRLVPAPTSAAGLYCVDLDGGGCNIGSNKDLYIQAFRNGLPARPQNGYKLGIRVYRADAFSTSGPLKTMGVDKAKAQTFSAGALDRKSPQFETTTEIAGNNTSLRNLCARLQDINNAANSCQ, encoded by the coding sequence ATGATAAAACCCAAACAGCAGCAAATTCCTCGCCAGTCTAATCAAGCTGGTTTCACAATCATTGAATCTTTGCTGGCGATTCTGGTGGTGACTATTTTGATGGTGGGAGTAGCACCAGTTATCGTTCTTTCGGTAGCAACGCGGGTTCAGGCAAAGCGGGTAGAACAGGGAGCTGATGCGGCTAGAGCATACATTGATGGGGTTCGGTCAGGGGCCATCACAAATGCCCCTCCAGCCCCTACTCCGGGGTTCCCGGTTTACACCACTCAGTCTTTTAGGCTGGTTCCTGCTCCTACAAGTGCGGCGGGTTTGTATTGCGTCGATCTCGATGGTGGTGGTTGTAATATCGGGAGCAACAAAGACTTATATATTCAGGCTTTCCGAAACGGTCTTCCAGCTAGGCCTCAAAATGGCTATAAGTTGGGTATTAGAGTTTACAGGGCAGATGCGTTTTCAACTTCAGGCCCCTTAAAGACGATGGGAGTTGATAAAGCTAAAGCTCAAACTTTTAGTGCAGGAGCGCTCGATCGCAAATCCCCCCAATTTGAGACGACTACAGAGATTGCTGGCAATAATACATCGTTGAGAAATTTATGCGCTCGCTTGCAAGATATTAACAATGCTGCTAACAGTTGCCAATAG
- the hpsA gene encoding hormogonium polysaccharide biosynthesis protein HpsA, giving the protein MSPHKKLLKAIQNLFREMVQIAKAVTKKLMNWLLRSILVTGKKANLANAGFILPTVTMVILVVILLTTAMVFRSFERSKNASNVRVNQAVLAAATPALDRAKAKIAALLEDPTLPRSTPTDVALNQAISGNLKKYSLGDETQLVVQYDINGGGIQTNTPVLDNDERITTAWRFPVDTDNDGRFDSFTLYGIYFRTPNPSLRTANPSRSPIEARTAPQDDSSANPQCAAAQGTFAGLVGSSGWYKSGSVLKKSFYVFATTVPFTSAANKPANAQIFPPGSNKGFSAIEYQQDRAQIPLSNNAVVYQDDLEITPGSGIKLNGRIQTNGNFFTGEVANGDVEYYQVSSYKSCFFQEENGKITVGGNILLGSVNGSTARAAKVDLFQPSSVNRRDLRTGDQSVSGATPSQAAYNSQAFANRVNILVQKWTGANPTFVNDPTEVKEKIPGNASALKQEEIRLAALQNYFRLRMRGVPYAENTAGDAGKTYAGAGDTLRPPNEWIYPVDPNSGTSNNSITIERNKPSATEPTKQKSDARETNLGDRILVGNGLPAIWWDNTLNDFVGDQGKQQVKPDTAWDSFSDVANRLRYRTTQVVPLSDLGNTDRDGFWEEHAAKPPVQGLDGWGGLRVVTGAGVYTGVRMLPTPPPPTLLPIASFLPPPPTVPNYTPTLNVDESQFTVVWPDSMPMWEDTDLNGLPSLPPSSFPPDANNKDRKGDLVMRATAVYHYKRSAAQTITAPQAPIACVSSYYDPSTSATAKNSLTGPFAGPPGVTGTTTGRSNNGISYAPPPARPTASAPPNNTTGLFPVVAGAENPASAVPVLSRLYYQANLIFPNGRFVNEPLRDALTALSNNAALTLAQQSALDSTICALTIADNTLPRNTSVIPDGAIYETSFLDSREIKAIEQDNNPADDANGGLASFRAVNAANQSTITPALGNYNLPLEERQPLESRVTVLDLSKLRQTTIGGLVAPNGPTPEFLLPDSGIIYATRDDALPDLSAPTPAGTNTPKQKEAERKSQSPVDFKLDPTRKPNGIMLVNGSILARGAATPTNAYTLVTPPGSEKGLILATNLPAYVKADATNSFNKHQTSGGAELEEFVQQLGTNAYAQGYFYGRQNPETRFACRAGQPGINCGTGDLWRTATVLADSVSLLSNDFRFGFRNEGDYDLRNNQGDPSSIAQRKKDGFLSNNFVTNGLSSGATVTATNSGSVNAAFVARRPVDATYTSNTPDTNYIPSSYFNNFVTPIQRRGQSREYVMEICRKLPVTECTADDWVVGYDFNGINGLTDTVNESGRDLNNDGDTTDTIQEKDIKASGLLAIAGARFDRVGSGTTDRPSLVAADQRYARRIAFQRDTKNGLLLTPASLNTAIPLGINPTGQVQAYPYTTGGIPSVPRQAPNNNALAFRTTTNITTTPWTRDYRQDRPLFYLPPANESEELLLPNIADIPGARPVTEALNGPTPTVNPPIDNDDAMDFAVCLTDPGGRSSNQYSVTALAPSAVCSAAAPSIAAARNALALMPQTPPPQNIRRRLDNPNFQLPLAGEAPRREKVYIYNLGPNPTIGRGLGTNITLTGDSETIFILRATGGGGNMTFQNVTLNLKGVDPNNIFWVSNGGLAFTGTNKQLAGNFLGTGLLNIGTTTDIVGGRFLGFSNLAGSIPPGKVKAITAQAEPLLVPVLQYQLTHQPVATDPDTAPIQGGIKDNSLWLQRPSTGTIFNLAVAGGDSPSNGTRNEQNGGLQNFVRFLENWKADIPARISGSFIQFKRSAYATAPFKEVTTTLTPPTSPFGYTKLYSTTISPINPSNPDLGGGSPFYVEPNRFWGFDVALLSQIPDLFSQRFTTPSAGDPNEFYREVGRDDKWVQTLLCAKLASNGTTPAIDGDQRPGTFCAANTGG; this is encoded by the coding sequence ATGTCACCCCACAAAAAGCTACTCAAAGCCATTCAAAATCTGTTCCGGGAAATGGTGCAGATAGCAAAAGCTGTCACCAAAAAGCTGATGAATTGGCTCTTGCGGAGCATATTGGTAACTGGGAAAAAAGCAAATCTGGCAAACGCTGGATTTATCTTGCCAACGGTGACAATGGTAATTTTGGTCGTTATATTGCTGACGACTGCAATGGTGTTCCGATCATTTGAACGATCTAAAAATGCCAGTAACGTCAGGGTGAATCAGGCAGTATTGGCAGCAGCTACCCCAGCACTAGACAGAGCTAAAGCCAAGATAGCGGCATTACTTGAAGATCCGACGCTGCCACGCTCCACCCCAACAGATGTGGCTCTGAATCAGGCAATCTCAGGAAACCTCAAGAAGTATAGTTTGGGTGACGAGACGCAGCTAGTCGTCCAGTATGACATTAATGGTGGGGGTATTCAAACAAATACTCCAGTTCTAGACAATGATGAAAGAATAACCACTGCCTGGAGATTTCCGGTTGATACAGATAACGACGGACGGTTTGATAGCTTTACTCTTTACGGTATTTACTTCCGCACTCCCAATCCATCTTTAAGAACTGCTAACCCTAGTAGAAGTCCTATAGAGGCGAGAACTGCACCTCAGGATGACAGTAGTGCCAATCCACAATGTGCAGCGGCACAGGGTACCTTTGCTGGTTTAGTAGGCAGTTCAGGTTGGTATAAATCTGGGTCGGTATTGAAGAAAAGCTTCTATGTATTCGCTACAACTGTTCCATTTACCAGTGCGGCTAATAAACCTGCAAATGCTCAGATTTTCCCACCAGGGAGCAACAAAGGCTTTTCTGCTATAGAGTACCAGCAAGACCGGGCGCAGATTCCGCTGAGCAACAATGCTGTTGTATATCAAGATGACTTAGAGATTACGCCTGGTTCTGGTATTAAGCTAAATGGACGCATTCAAACCAACGGCAACTTCTTCACAGGGGAAGTGGCTAATGGAGATGTTGAATACTATCAGGTTAGCAGCTATAAATCTTGTTTCTTCCAAGAAGAAAACGGCAAAATTACTGTAGGTGGAAATATACTTCTTGGCAGTGTAAATGGAAGTACAGCTAGGGCAGCTAAGGTTGATTTGTTTCAGCCAAGTAGCGTTAATCGTAGAGACTTAAGAACAGGCGACCAATCTGTCAGTGGCGCTACGCCAAGCCAAGCGGCATACAACAGCCAAGCGTTTGCTAACAGAGTTAACATTTTAGTGCAAAAGTGGACAGGTGCTAATCCAACTTTTGTCAACGATCCAACGGAAGTAAAAGAGAAAATTCCAGGTAATGCCTCGGCACTAAAACAAGAAGAAATTCGCCTAGCGGCACTACAAAATTACTTCAGACTGCGGATGCGGGGCGTGCCTTATGCAGAAAATACTGCTGGCGATGCAGGCAAAACGTATGCAGGAGCTGGGGACACGTTGCGTCCACCTAATGAATGGATATATCCAGTCGATCCAAATAGCGGAACAAGTAATAACAGTATTACGATTGAGCGGAATAAGCCCTCAGCGACAGAACCAACAAAACAAAAATCTGATGCTAGGGAAACCAATCTAGGCGATCGCATCTTGGTTGGCAATGGTCTACCCGCTATTTGGTGGGATAATACCTTAAACGATTTTGTGGGCGATCAAGGAAAACAACAAGTTAAACCTGATACAGCGTGGGATTCTTTCTCTGACGTTGCTAATAGGTTGCGCTACCGTACTACCCAGGTAGTTCCTCTGTCCGATTTAGGGAACACTGATCGTGACGGCTTCTGGGAAGAACACGCCGCCAAACCCCCAGTTCAAGGACTTGATGGATGGGGCGGACTACGTGTAGTCACTGGTGCTGGAGTTTACACGGGTGTCCGGATGTTGCCAACTCCGCCCCCACCAACTCTGCTACCAATTGCTTCTTTCCTGCCACCGCCACCAACTGTTCCCAACTATACACCAACCCTGAATGTTGATGAGTCACAGTTTACAGTTGTCTGGCCTGACTCAATGCCCATGTGGGAAGACACAGATCTAAACGGCCTTCCCTCGCTTCCTCCTTCATCGTTTCCACCCGACGCTAACAACAAGGACAGAAAAGGGGATCTGGTAATGCGAGCCACGGCAGTTTATCACTATAAACGCAGCGCTGCTCAAACCATTACAGCTCCTCAAGCACCAATTGCCTGTGTCAGCAGCTACTACGACCCCAGCACCAGTGCAACTGCTAAAAACTCACTAACCGGACCTTTTGCTGGACCTCCTGGTGTAACTGGAACAACTACAGGCAGGTCTAATAACGGCATCAGCTACGCACCCCCACCGGCACGACCTACAGCTTCAGCACCGCCAAACAATACTACTGGTTTATTTCCTGTTGTCGCCGGAGCTGAGAATCCGGCAAGTGCTGTTCCTGTGCTGTCACGACTCTACTATCAAGCCAACCTAATATTTCCTAACGGGCGTTTTGTAAATGAGCCATTGCGCGATGCACTCACAGCCTTATCCAATAACGCAGCTCTCACCCTAGCTCAGCAATCTGCCCTTGATTCCACTATTTGCGCCTTGACAATTGCGGACAATACGTTGCCTCGTAATACCTCTGTTATCCCCGATGGAGCAATCTACGAAACCAGTTTTCTCGACTCTCGTGAGATTAAAGCAATTGAGCAAGATAATAATCCCGCTGACGATGCGAATGGGGGATTAGCATCGTTTAGAGCCGTAAACGCTGCGAATCAATCTACCATAACCCCAGCACTAGGGAACTATAACCTGCCTTTAGAAGAGCGTCAGCCCCTGGAAAGCCGTGTCACTGTCTTGGATTTAAGCAAGCTGCGACAAACAACAATTGGAGGACTGGTTGCACCAAACGGTCCTACACCAGAGTTTTTGCTCCCAGATAGCGGCATTATCTATGCTACCCGTGATGATGCTCTGCCGGATTTGAGCGCGCCTACGCCTGCTGGAACAAATACCCCAAAACAAAAAGAGGCAGAACGCAAGAGCCAAAGCCCAGTTGACTTTAAGCTAGACCCCACCCGAAAACCTAACGGAATTATGTTAGTCAACGGCAGCATCCTAGCTCGTGGGGCTGCGACTCCTACTAATGCTTACACTTTGGTAACTCCTCCAGGTTCAGAAAAAGGTTTGATCCTGGCGACTAACTTGCCAGCTTATGTCAAAGCTGATGCTACCAATAGCTTTAACAAGCACCAAACATCAGGTGGAGCAGAGCTGGAAGAGTTTGTCCAACAGCTAGGAACTAATGCCTACGCTCAGGGTTATTTCTATGGTCGTCAAAATCCGGAAACCAGATTTGCTTGTCGTGCAGGTCAACCGGGGATTAACTGTGGTACAGGTGATTTATGGCGAACCGCAACAGTGCTTGCAGATTCTGTCAGCCTACTTTCCAACGATTTCCGGTTTGGTTTCCGTAACGAGGGAGACTATGACCTGAGAAACAACCAAGGAGATCCCAGCTCCATAGCGCAACGAAAGAAAGACGGCTTTTTGAGCAACAACTTCGTCACCAATGGGCTTAGCAGTGGTGCCACTGTCACAGCGACGAACAGTGGTAGCGTTAATGCTGCTTTCGTAGCCAGAAGACCTGTAGATGCTACCTACACCAGCAATACTCCAGACACTAATTACATTCCCAGTTCTTACTTCAACAACTTTGTCACCCCAATTCAACGGCGGGGTCAGTCCAGAGAGTATGTCATGGAAATCTGCCGGAAGTTGCCAGTGACAGAATGTACAGCAGACGACTGGGTAGTAGGTTATGACTTTAATGGCATCAATGGTTTAACCGACACGGTAAACGAAAGTGGACGTGACCTTAATAATGACGGTGACACAACTGACACCATCCAAGAGAAAGATATTAAGGCATCTGGTCTCCTAGCAATTGCTGGTGCTAGATTTGACAGAGTAGGCTCAGGCACAACTGACAGACCCTCTTTAGTAGCAGCCGATCAACGCTATGCCCGCCGTATTGCGTTTCAACGGGATACCAAAAACGGACTTTTGCTTACACCAGCATCTCTTAATACTGCGATACCACTGGGCATAAATCCTACAGGACAAGTTCAAGCGTACCCCTACACCACTGGTGGTATTCCTAGTGTTCCTAGACAAGCCCCAAATAATAATGCTTTGGCTTTTAGGACTACGACCAATATAACAACCACTCCCTGGACACGAGACTACAGACAAGACAGACCTCTGTTTTATTTGCCACCTGCTAATGAAAGTGAGGAACTGCTGTTACCAAATATTGCCGACATCCCAGGGGCAAGACCTGTTACAGAAGCCCTTAACGGGCCTACCCCGACTGTAAACCCTCCGATAGACAATGACGATGCTATGGACTTTGCGGTTTGCCTAACAGATCCAGGTGGGCGCTCGTCAAATCAGTATTCAGTCACTGCTCTTGCTCCTAGTGCTGTCTGCTCAGCGGCTGCTCCTAGTATTGCAGCTGCTAGAAATGCTTTAGCACTTATGCCACAGACACCCCCGCCGCAAAATATAAGACGAAGACTGGACAACCCAAACTTCCAACTTCCCCTGGCTGGAGAAGCTCCCAGACGAGAGAAGGTGTACATTTACAATCTGGGCCCAAATCCTACTATTGGTAGAGGGTTAGGAACCAATATTACACTTACTGGCGATTCCGAAACCATCTTTATCTTGCGAGCAACAGGTGGCGGAGGAAACATGACATTTCAAAATGTCACATTGAATCTGAAAGGAGTTGATCCTAATAACATTTTCTGGGTGTCAAATGGTGGCCTTGCTTTCACAGGAACTAATAAGCAACTAGCAGGCAACTTCCTGGGAACAGGTCTTCTTAACATCGGTACTACTACCGATATTGTTGGAGGTCGTTTCCTGGGCTTTAGTAATCTTGCTGGTAGTATTCCACCGGGCAAGGTTAAGGCTATTACTGCTCAAGCTGAGCCGCTTTTGGTTCCAGTATTGCAATATCAGCTCACACATCAACCTGTTGCTACAGATCCTGATACTGCTCCTATTCAGGGAGGCATTAAGGACAATTCACTATGGCTGCAAAGACCTTCCACAGGCACGATTTTTAATCTGGCGGTTGCTGGAGGAGATAGTCCTAGTAACGGTACCAGGAATGAACAAAATGGAGGTCTGCAAAACTTTGTGCGATTCCTAGAGAACTGGAAGGCTGACATTCCTGCCCGAATCAGTGGTTCATTCATCCAGTTCAAGCGCAGTGCCTATGCCACAGCTCCCTTTAAGGAAGTAACAACAACTCTAACTCCGCCTACAAGCCCGTTTGGATACACAAAGTTGTACAGCACTACCATCAGTCCCATAAATCCCAGCAATCCAGACCTTGGTGGTGGCTCACCCTTCTACGTAGAACCAAACCGTTTCTGGGGGTTTGATGTGGCGCTACTGTCTCAAATACCCGACTTATTCTCCCAACGGTTCACAACCCCGTCTGCGGGCGATCCTAACGAGTTTTACAGAGAAGTAGGTCGGGATGACAAATGGGTACAAACTTTACTGTGTGCTAAGTTGGCTTCTAATGGTACTACTCCTGCCATAGACGGAGACCAACGTCCTGGTACTTTCTGCGCCGCTAATACAGGCGGTTGA
- the hpsC gene encoding hormogonium polysaccharide secretion pseudopilin HpsC — protein sequence MNQIKFLLISQLKRSRLAEKKNSGFTLIEVLVAMILAALVLTPLLGFMINILDSDRKEQAKSTTEQEVKSALDYIAQDLSQAVFIYDAAALNTNSSTTPTNSGIKDQIPPVQAIGGCSNTNCKPVLVFWKRKFLSSADIGNFTGGNDTFVYSLVGYYLITDGGSNGAWSNTARIGRFEIKDGIPNPNRNTRFSRQDNGKTVYYDKLPDKGFKLFDLSKAGDLATKMKQWVKHPELYNITEITNHPISAILIDYVDKAANGATCPVTTPAQTPTSPTPGFYACVNATGTTAQVFMRGNALERVRKNPPAVYSPNQSTYFPTASIRVQGRGFLYTK from the coding sequence ATGAATCAAATTAAATTTTTGTTAATCAGTCAGCTAAAACGCTCCCGTTTGGCTGAGAAAAAAAATAGCGGGTTTACCCTGATAGAAGTCCTAGTAGCTATGATCCTGGCAGCCTTGGTGCTTACGCCTTTGCTAGGATTTATGATCAATATTCTAGATAGCGATCGCAAAGAACAAGCCAAATCAACTACAGAGCAAGAAGTTAAGTCCGCCCTTGACTACATTGCACAAGATTTATCGCAGGCCGTCTTTATCTACGACGCAGCTGCGTTAAATACAAATTCATCTACCACTCCTACTAATTCGGGAATAAAAGACCAAATACCACCGGTTCAAGCAATTGGTGGTTGTAGTAATACAAATTGTAAACCAGTTCTTGTTTTCTGGAAGCGGAAGTTTCTTAGTAGTGCCGACATAGGAAATTTCACAGGCGGAAATGATACTTTTGTATATTCACTCGTAGGGTATTACTTAATCACTGATGGTGGTAGTAATGGTGCTTGGTCAAACACAGCCCGGATAGGCAGATTTGAAATAAAAGATGGCATCCCCAATCCTAATCGTAACACTAGATTCTCAAGACAAGATAATGGGAAAACTGTCTACTACGACAAACTGCCCGATAAAGGTTTTAAGCTCTTCGATTTATCCAAGGCAGGCGATTTGGCTACAAAGATGAAACAATGGGTAAAACACCCAGAACTATACAATATTACTGAAATTACAAATCATCCAATAAGTGCTATTTTGATTGATTACGTCGATAAAGCTGCTAACGGAGCTACTTGTCCCGTCACGACACCAGCACAAACCCCTACATCACCGACACCTGGCTTTTATGCCTGTGTGAATGCCACTGGAACTACGGCACAAGTGTTTATGAGAGGGAATGCTTTAGAGCGAGTAAGGAAGAATCCACCTGCTGTTTACAGCCCTAACCAGTCTACTTATTTTCCAACTGC